In Erythrolamprus reginae isolate rEryReg1 chromosome 9, rEryReg1.hap1, whole genome shotgun sequence, the genomic window ATCTAAAGCTCTCTCTATCAGCTTCAAACCTAAGGTGTGGGAATTTTATTGGTCGTAGTAGTGCCTCCCTTTCTCCGCATCCCGTGGACAAAAAACAGCACCTGTTATGATACGGAGGAAGGATTGGGAGGCAAGACCAACATTCCTCTAAACTTCTGGGTCATTTGCTCTGTCTGTTATGAGGAACTCCTCTGGCTAATTCCCAAACATTCACCAAAGCAAAACAAGGATGCCCCTTTTTACCATCAAGGTTCTGATGGGGCGATCTCATCACTACCTCGGAAGGGAAGCTGCCTTCCTCAGAATTGCTTCAAGCCAttgctgtgtttgtgtgtgtggagagAGGGAGCGAGCAAAAAAGGGGGCACGTAGGTACGTTTGTGTGTGGATATGAAGGTGTGGTTGAGTGTTGCTTGTATGCATCAGTAGGAAGGACCTGAGCAATCCTTCCGTTCTTCCCCAGCACCGATGTTGAACAAATTTTTTGATTATTCTCATCTTCTCTTTTGGAATCCCCTCCCAAATATCAAAAGAGTTGGCCAAAGAATCCTGTTCATTGCATCTCAACAAACTAGCCGTGATTCTAAGCACAGCAGGACATCAAGGTGAGGCCCTCGCTAAAAAGCTTGTGTCAACCTGAGACTGGTGTTTGGGAGCAGAAAGTCTACTCTAGATGGCTTGGGCCCGAACACAAAGACGGGGTTGCATgcatggattgggggggggggttctccaaAGAAGCACTCAAAGGAACCCCTCTTCTAGTTACAGCCAAATAATCAATGTTATTGGTTGGTTCTTAGGTGGTCCTGCCCACCTAGCacttcgaaagcatgcaaatgcgagtagataaataagtaagCCTTCGGTGGGAGGATAACAGCGCTCAGTGATGTCATGACCAGGGGAATATCTTCAGACAACTTggccaagaaatggagatgagctccGTGCGCTATAGAGTCGGACATGACTAGGCagggaaacctttatctttaaTAAATGTTGTACTAACTTGGTGGTGCATTGCTCCTTggcaggtcttcaaacttggcacctttaagaacctctggactttaactctcagcatagctggctggagaattctgggagttgaagtccacaagttcttaaagttgccaagtttggggacccctgttcctTGGCAAAAATGTGTTGACATCCAAGGATGTTCCTTGGTAAAAATCCTTAACATCCAAGGATGAATGTCCTCTCCTCACTTGATGGGGCCAATGTGGTAAGTCCCACTTTCAAACCAGGGATGGAATTTTCCCCTTTCTTGGTCTCCCTGGTGGATGGGAAGTGGAGGCAGGAAGGACCAAATGTGTCAACTTTAGCttggggaaaaaggaaaggattCCTAACAAGCTACAGGTGGGATGAGGTGGCTATACAGCGTGGTCTCTTTGTGGAAGGGAAGCCTGTGTTTCGTGCACATTTTTTCTTCCAATTTTCCCTTTGCCTTCCTTTGCTTTTAATCATTCCAAAGCTGAGGGGACCAACAAACTGGGAACTCTCGGTGGTAACATACTTTGAAGAAACTTTTTCATACAtaaaggtgtctttaaaaatcCTTTAGAgctaaagggaggaaaaaagcctTTCCTTCAAGCACCCTATGCATAAATgccttaaaaaaataacattgctactttttctttttatttatttttgttaaaaagaaaatggTTTCCTTTTTAAACTTGCAGGAGAGTACATTCTTAAAGATGCGGCTAAATGCTTTAGAAAAATTAACTGGTTTAATCACTTGGCTATTCTTATTAATTCTTATTTTCCTCTATATTtcctgaaggaaggaaggtaggtaggtaagaagggggaaaaaaaggaggctGAATTATCTGCCATCAAGTTACTTAAACAAGAAAGAAGAACTAAGTTCCCGAGATAGGGACATGGGAACAATCCTTTTCAGGCAAACTTAAAATTAAAAAGTGCATCTCGTATACGTCTGTCTATATAATCACAAATGCCTTTTCGGTTACTAACTTGCATGGTTCGTTTTTACTCTCTCTGTGTGcgtgtattgtgtgtgtgtgtttgtacatgtgtgtgtttgtacatgtgtgtttgtgtgtgtgagactcGCACTTTGTTTtgcctttccccccccaaatattttattatatattattattattattattatttttcctctcgcTGTGATTGTTTCCAAATATGCTGCTTGCTATACAggatgggaggaagggaaaggaagaagggagagagggagggggtcagTATAAGCCGCAGCCTCGAAGATTGTTGGCAATGATGATGTCGGTGACGGCATCAAATACGACCTGGATGTTGCCTGTGTCTGTCGCACAGGTCATGTGACAATAAATCTCCTTGTTTGGCGAACGGTTTTTGCTTTCAAATTGTGCTTGGATATAGGCCGCTGCGTCTTCGTATGTGTTGGGTCCTGCGGAGAAGGAAGAATTGGTTTCAGGCGGTTGTTAAGAATGGAGGTTcaactttcctttctttttaatttaattttttaattgactttatagagcagtgtttcccaaccttagcaacttgaagatatttggacttcaattcccagaattccccagccagcgaatgctggctggggaattctgggagttgaagtccaaatatcttcaggttgccaaagttgggaaacactgttatagagtaTAAACACACacgcaacatataacaagtgctctgTGATTGGTGCCCTCCACCAAGAAACagtcacaccccaccaccaaattggggctGTTTCTtacatataccattttaactcaagagcaaaatatctgtttacatattataaagtgattccaatttattccttgtagcttggtcttggattctactacctctatatatcgtcttaccttgagGCTTAACTTTCGACGGCAAATTTTGGTGTAGTAGGGCTAGAAGCCAGGCAgtcctgagttctagtcctgccttaaccaGCTGGGCcagccattctctctccggctcagccctaggaagaaggggGCTGACAGATGGCTTCTGTGCCCAACTCTATTTGAACAAGCCTAGCCCATGTTTGAGAGCCAGGTGTGGTggctaaggcatcaggctagataCTAGCagtagcattcattcattcattcattcattcattcattcattcattcattcattcattcattcattcattcattcattcattcattcattcatttattagatttgtatgccgctcttctccatagacttatatgccatttcacagtgctttccagccctctctaagcagtttacagagagtaagcctattgcccccaacaatctgggtcttcattttacccaccttggaaggatggaaggctgagtcaaccttgagcctactgagattcgatctgccaagctgctggcagctggtgatcagcagaagtagcctgctgtactgcactctaaccactgcaccaccaaggctacTAGGAGATTAAGAGTtctaaagccagctgggtgactgtgGGCtggtcactctctttcagccctaggaaggaggtgTTGACCAGCCACTTCTGTGACCAAATCTATTGGAACAAGCCAAGCACATGTTAGAAACTCAGATATGATGTtatacaggggtccccaaacttggcaactttaagacttgtggacttcaactcccagaattctctagccagcatagctggctggagaattttggaagttgaagtccacaagtcttaaagttgccaagtttgaagacctctggtgtagtagttaaggcatcaggctatataccaggagattgggagttctagtcctgccttaggcacaaagctaactgggtgaccttgggtcagtcactctccctcagccctaggaaggaagtAATGGCCAACCACTTCTGTGTCCAAACCTATTTGAACAAACTTTACCCATGTTAGATAGCCAGGTTTGATACAGAAGTTAAAGCATCAGCGTAGATGCTAGGAGACTGGAGGTTCTAGGCATGCCCTAGGcacaaagccatctgggtgatatTGGGCCAGTCACTTGCTCTGACCCCTACAAAGAAGGCAATGACCAGCAACTTTTGCATCCACACCCATTTGAACACACCTAACCTGTGTTAGACAGCCAGGTTtgatgtagtagttaaggcatcaggttagctaccaggagactgggagttgtagtcctgccttaggcacacaGCCAGCTGGGTAAGCTTgggcagtcattctctctcagctccaggaaggagccggggtggcgcagcagttagagtgctgtactgcaggccactgaagctgactgtagatctgtaggtcagcggttcaaatctcatcaccggctcaaggttgactcagccttccatccttccgaggtgggtaaaatgaggacccggattgtgggggcaataggctggctctgttaaaaataagagctattgctaacatgttataagctgccctgagtctaaggagaagggcggcataaaaaccaaataaataataaataaaggaggCACTGGGAAATGGGCCCAAACCTATTTGAACAAGCCTAAATCATATTAGAGAGTCAggtgtggtgtagtggttagggcATCAGGCTATATAGCAGGAGAATGGAAGTTCTAGTCCTTCTTTAGGCACAAAGACACCTGGGTGatattgggccagtcactctttctctctctcagccctagccAAGAGGCAATGGCTAAGCACTTCTCAGAATCCTTGCCAGGAAAACTGCACGGACTTGTCTTGGCAGCCTTTGATTCAACAGAAGgtacagagagagaaatatcactGCATCTTTCCAAACTAAggctacgagtcttcggagaggggcggcatacaagtccaacaaataaataaataaaataaatacgtgGGTGGGTGTGAGTATGAggggaataatttatttatttatttaggaacaATTTATAAAGCTGCCTCCTGGCTCAGAGAGAACGTAATAATGCAAATTAGGAAATACtttagctcagtgatggcgaacctatggcacgtgagccgttgtcctagctcagctccaatgtgcacgtgtgtgccggccaactgatttttggctcacacggaggctccagaagggtgtttttggcttccagagagccttcagggggatgggggagggtgtttttgccctatcccggctccagggaagcctttggagcctggggagggtgaaatacaagcctactggactcatcagaagttgggaaacaggccatttttggcctgcagggggcctccggggggtgggcgaagctgttttcacccttaccaggcattgaattatgggtgtcggcagtcgtgcatgcgcaatagctCTTTCGGAccccccgag contains:
- the LOC139171961 gene encoding guanine nucleotide-binding protein G(o) subunit alpha-like, which translates into the protein MHESLMLFDSICNNKFFIDTSIILFLNKKDLFGEKIKKSPLTICFPEYTGPNTYEDAAAYIQAQFESKNRSPNKEIYCHMTCATDTGNIQVVFDAVTDIIIANNLRGCGLY